A window of the Cynocephalus volans isolate mCynVol1 chromosome 10, mCynVol1.pri, whole genome shotgun sequence genome harbors these coding sequences:
- the SLC35B1 gene encoding solute carrier family 35 member B1 isoform X2 has protein sequence MCDQCCVCQDLVDRTRSWLYAACSVSYLGAMVSSNSALQFVNYPTQVLGKSCKPIPVMLLGVTLLKKKYPLAKYLCVLLIVAGVALFMYKPKRVVGMEEHAVGYGELLLLLSLTLDGLTGVSQDHMRAHYQTGSNHMMLNVNLWSTLLLGAGILFTGELWLFLSFAERYPTIIYNILLFGLTSALGQSFIFMTVVYFGPLTCSIITTTRKFFTILASVILFANPISPMQWVGTVLVFLGLGLDAKFGKGAKKTSH, from the exons ATGTGTGATCAATGCTGTGTTTGCCAAGATCT GGTGGATCGTACTCGGAGCTGGCTCTATGCGGCCTGTTCTGTCTCCTATCTGGGTGCTATGGTCTCCAGCAACTCAGCACTACAGTTTGTCAACTACCCAACTCAG GTCCTTGGTAAATCCTGCAAGCCAATCCCAG TCATGCTCCTTGGGGTGACCCTCTTGAAGAAGAAGTACCCACTGGCCAAGTACCTGTGTGTGTTGCTAATTGTGGCTGGAGTGGCCCTTTTCATGTACAAACCCAAGAGAGTAGTTGGGATGGAAGAACATGCAGTCGGCTACGGAGAACTGCTCCTG TTGTTGTCTCTGACCCTGGATGGACTGACGGGTGTTTCCCAGGACCACATGCGGGCTCATTACCAAACAGGTTCCAACCACATGATGTTGAACGTCAACCTTTGGTCAACATTGCTGCTGGGAGCCG GAATACTGTTCACTGGGGAGCTCTGGTTGTTCCTGAGCTTTGCTGAAAGGTACCCTACCATCATCTATAATATCCTGCTCTTTGGCCTGACCAGTGCCCTGGGTCAG AGCTTCATCTTCATGACAGTTGTGTATTTTGGCCCTCTGACCTGCTCCATCATCACCACAACTCGAAAGTTCTTCACCATTTTGGCCTCTGTGATCCTCTTCGCCAACCCTATCAGCCCCATGCAGTGGGTGGGCACTGTGCTTGTGTTCCTTG GTCTCGGTCTTGATGCCAAGTTTGGGAAAGGAGCTAAGAAGACATCCCACTAG
- the SLC35B1 gene encoding solute carrier family 35 member B1 isoform X1: MRPLMPVGDVRLELLPPPPLPLPAVSGSPVGSSGRLMAASSSLVPDRLRLPLCFLGVFVCYFYYGILQEKITRGKYGEGAKQETFTFALTLVFIQCVINAVFAKILIQFFDTARVDRTRSWLYAACSVSYLGAMVSSNSALQFVNYPTQVLGKSCKPIPVMLLGVTLLKKKYPLAKYLCVLLIVAGVALFMYKPKRVVGMEEHAVGYGELLLLLSLTLDGLTGVSQDHMRAHYQTGSNHMMLNVNLWSTLLLGAGILFTGELWLFLSFAERYPTIIYNILLFGLTSALGQSFIFMTVVYFGPLTCSIITTTRKFFTILASVILFANPISPMQWVGTVLVFLGLGLDAKFGKGAKKTSH; the protein is encoded by the exons ATGAGGCCCCTGATGCCGGTCGGCGATGTGCGGCTGGAACTGTTGCccccgccgccgctgccgctgccaGCTGTGAGCGGGTCTCCGGTCGGCTCGTCCGGGCGACTCATGGCCGCCAGCAGCTCCCTGGTGCCCGACCGGCTGCGCCTGCCGCTCTGCTTCCTAGGCGTCTTTGTCTGCTATTTCTACTATGGGATCCTTCAGGAAAAGAT AACAAGAGGAAAGTATGGGGAGGGAGCCAAGCAGGAGACATTTACCTTTGCCTTAACTTTGGTCTTCATCCAATGTGTGATCAATGCTGTGTTTGCCAAGATCT TGATCCAGTTTTTTGACACTGCCAGGGTGGATCGTACTCGGAGCTGGCTCTATGCGGCCTGTTCTGTCTCCTATCTGGGTGCTATGGTCTCCAGCAACTCAGCACTACAGTTTGTCAACTACCCAACTCAG GTCCTTGGTAAATCCTGCAAGCCAATCCCAG TCATGCTCCTTGGGGTGACCCTCTTGAAGAAGAAGTACCCACTGGCCAAGTACCTGTGTGTGTTGCTAATTGTGGCTGGAGTGGCCCTTTTCATGTACAAACCCAAGAGAGTAGTTGGGATGGAAGAACATGCAGTCGGCTACGGAGAACTGCTCCTG TTGTTGTCTCTGACCCTGGATGGACTGACGGGTGTTTCCCAGGACCACATGCGGGCTCATTACCAAACAGGTTCCAACCACATGATGTTGAACGTCAACCTTTGGTCAACATTGCTGCTGGGAGCCG GAATACTGTTCACTGGGGAGCTCTGGTTGTTCCTGAGCTTTGCTGAAAGGTACCCTACCATCATCTATAATATCCTGCTCTTTGGCCTGACCAGTGCCCTGGGTCAG AGCTTCATCTTCATGACAGTTGTGTATTTTGGCCCTCTGACCTGCTCCATCATCACCACAACTCGAAAGTTCTTCACCATTTTGGCCTCTGTGATCCTCTTCGCCAACCCTATCAGCCCCATGCAGTGGGTGGGCACTGTGCTTGTGTTCCTTG GTCTCGGTCTTGATGCCAAGTTTGGGAAAGGAGCTAAGAAGACATCCCACTAG